From the genome of Helicobacter pylori, one region includes:
- a CDS encoding flagellar biosynthesis anti-sigma factor FlgM gives MINAVSSLAPVQSLGNYKRVEKNEKVENNEATLDRVAEIKQAIENNQYKINLHETSHKMAQDLLGIS, from the coding sequence ATGATCAATGCCGTTTCTTCTCTTGCTCCGGTGCAATCTTTGGGGAATTACAAGCGTGTAGAAAAGAATGAAAAAGTTGAAAATAATGAAGCCACTCTTGATAGGGTAGCTGAAATCAAGCAAGCTATTGAAAATAACCAGTATAAAATCAACTTGCATGAGACTTCTCACAAAATGGCACAGGATTTATTGGGGATAAGCTAG
- the tolB gene encoding Tol-Pal system protein TolB: MRYLWLFLIYTIGLFATDKTLDIIKTIQKLPKIEVRYSIDNDANYALKLHEVLANDLKTSQHFDVSQNKDQGAINYAELKDKKVHLVALVGVAVENGNKISRLKLYDVDTETLKKTFDYPILSSDLYPFAAHNMAIVVNDYLKAPSIAWMKRLIVFSKYIGPGITNIALADYTMRYQKEIIKNNRLNIFPKWANAEQTEFYYTQYGERVPMILKYNIQKATHENIASSQGMAVVSSVSADGSKILMSLAPDGQPDVYLYDTHKKTKTKITRYPGIDVSGVFLEDDKSMAFVSDRSGYPNIYMKKLGLKESAEQLLYEGRSNESIDAYKDSIVYVSRENLNEFGKTVFNLNLITLNSKYIRRLTVNGSNQMPRFSMDGRNIMYIKKTPQEYAMGLILLDYNQSFLFPLKNVKIQAFDW, from the coding sequence ATGAGGTATTTATGGCTTTTTTTAATATACACTATAGGGCTTTTTGCAACAGATAAAACACTAGATATTATTAAAACCATTCAAAAACTTCCCAAGATTGAAGTGCGCTACTCTATAGATAACGATGCCAATTACGCTTTAAAATTGCATGAAGTCTTGGCGAATGATTTAAAGACTAGTCAGCATTTTGATGTTTCTCAAAACAAGGATCAAGGCGCTATCAATTACGCAGAACTCAAGGATAAAAAAGTCCATCTTGTAGCACTTGTGGGTGTGGCGGTAGAAAACGGCAATAAAATTTCACGATTAAAGCTTTATGATGTGGATACAGAAACGCTCAAAAAGACTTTTGACTACCCCATTTTAAGTTCAGATTTATACCCTTTTGCAGCGCACAACATGGCCATTGTGGTGAATGATTATTTAAAAGCCCCTTCTATCGCTTGGATGAAGCGCCTTATTGTTTTTTCTAAATACATTGGACCAGGAATCACAAACATCGCATTAGCCGATTATACGATGCGCTATCAAAAAGAAATCATCAAAAACAACAGGCTCAATATTTTCCCTAAATGGGCGAACGCTGAGCAAACGGAGTTTTATTACACGCAGTATGGCGAAAGAGTGCCCATGATTTTAAAATATAACATTCAAAAAGCCACTCATGAGAATATCGCTAGCTCTCAAGGAATGGCTGTGGTCTCTAGCGTGAGTGCTGATGGCTCTAAAATTTTAATGTCTTTAGCCCCTGATGGCCAACCGGATGTGTATTTGTATGACACGCATAAAAAAACTAAAACCAAAATAACGCGCTATCCTGGGATAGATGTTTCAGGAGTGTTTTTAGAAGATGACAAGTCTATGGCTTTTGTTTCGGATAGATCAGGTTATCCTAACATTTATATGAAGAAATTGGGGTTAAAAGAGAGTGCGGAGCAACTCCTTTATGAAGGAAGAAGCAATGAATCCATTGACGCTTATAAAGATAGTATTGTGTATGTGAGCAGGGAAAATCTTAATGAATTTGGCAAAACGGTGTTTAATTTGAATCTGATCACTCTAAACAGCAAGTATATCCGTAGACTTACCGTGAATGGCTCTAACCAGATGCCTCGTTTTTCTATGGATGGGAGAAATATCATGTATATCAAAAAGACACCCCAAGAATACGCCATGGGGCTTATTTTACTAGACTATAATCAGAGTTTTTTATTCCCTTTAAAGAATGTGAAAATACAAGCCTTTGATTGGTAA
- the atpD gene encoding F0F1 ATP synthase subunit beta, whose translation MEGKIIQVLGPVVDVEFESYLPAIFEALDINFEVNGVQKSLVLEVAAHLGGNRVRAIAMDMTEGLVRNQAVKARGKMIEVPVGEEVLGRIFNVVGESIDNLEPLKPSLTWPIHRKAPSFEQQSTKTEMFETGIKVIDLLAPYSKGGKVGLFGGAGVGKTVIIMELIHNVAYKHNGYSVFAGVGERTREGNDLYFEMKEGGVLDKVALCYGQMNEPPGARNRIAFTGLTMAEYFRDEKGLDVLMFIDNIFRYAQSGAEMSALLGRIPSAVGYQPTLAGEMGKLQERIASTKNGSITSVQAVYVPADDLTDPAPASVFTHLDATTVLNRKIAEKGIYPAVDPLDSTSRILSPQMIGEKHYEIATGIQQVLQKYKDLQDIIAILGLDELSEEDKKIVERARKIEKFLSQPFFVAEVFTGSPGKYVTLQETLEGFGGILEGKYDHIPENAFYMVGSIQEVLEKAKNMKNS comes from the coding sequence ATGGAAGGTAAAATCATTCAGGTTTTAGGCCCTGTGGTAGATGTGGAGTTTGAGTCCTATTTACCGGCGATTTTTGAAGCGTTAGACATTAATTTTGAAGTCAATGGCGTTCAAAAATCTTTAGTTTTAGAGGTGGCAGCCCATTTGGGCGGTAATCGGGTGCGAGCGATTGCTATGGATATGACAGAAGGCTTAGTGCGTAACCAAGCCGTCAAGGCTCGCGGCAAAATGATTGAAGTGCCTGTGGGCGAAGAAGTGTTAGGGCGCATTTTTAATGTTGTGGGCGAGAGTATTGACAATTTAGAGCCTCTTAAGCCGTCCTTAACTTGGCCCATTCACAGAAAAGCCCCTAGTTTTGAGCAGCAAAGCACTAAAACAGAAATGTTTGAAACTGGTATCAAAGTCATTGACTTGCTCGCGCCTTATTCTAAGGGCGGTAAAGTAGGCTTGTTTGGTGGGGCTGGCGTAGGGAAAACAGTGATCATTATGGAGCTTATCCATAATGTGGCTTATAAGCATAATGGGTATTCGGTGTTTGCAGGTGTGGGGGAACGCACCAGAGAAGGGAATGATCTGTATTTTGAGATGAAAGAAGGGGGCGTTTTAGACAAAGTTGCACTGTGCTATGGGCAAATGAATGAGCCACCAGGCGCGAGAAACCGCATCGCATTCACTGGCTTGACTATGGCGGAGTATTTTCGTGATGAAAAGGGCTTAGATGTGCTGATGTTTATTGACAACATCTTTAGATACGCTCAAAGCGGTGCGGAAATGAGCGCGCTATTAGGCCGTATCCCTTCAGCCGTGGGGTATCAGCCCACGCTAGCCGGGGAAATGGGGAAACTTCAAGAGCGTATCGCTTCCACTAAAAATGGCTCTATCACTTCGGTTCAAGCGGTTTATGTGCCAGCAGATGACTTGACTGACCCAGCCCCTGCTTCAGTGTTTACGCATTTGGATGCGACTACGGTATTGAATAGAAAGATCGCTGAAAAAGGGATTTATCCTGCAGTTGATCCTTTGGATTCCACTTCAAGGATTTTAAGCCCTCAAATGATCGGCGAGAAGCACTATGAAATCGCTACCGGTATCCAGCAGGTTTTGCAAAAATACAAGGATTTGCAAGATATTATTGCGATTTTGGGATTAGACGAATTGAGCGAAGAGGATAAAAAGATTGTTGAGAGAGCCAGAAAAATTGAGAAGTTTTTATCCCAGCCGTTTTTTGTGGCTGAGGTGTTTACGGGAAGTCCTGGTAAGTATGTGACTCTTCAAGAGACTTTAGAGGGCTTTGGGGGGATTTTAGAGGGTAAATACGATCATATTCCTGAAAACGCATTTTACATGGTGGGCAGCATTCAAGAGGTTTTAGAAAAAGCTAAAAACATGAAAAATTCCTGA
- the ggt gene encoding gamma-glutamyltransferase — protein MRRSFLKTIGLGVMVLSLGLLSPLSAASYPPIKNTKVGLALSSHPLASEIGQKVLEDGGNAIDAAVAIGFALAVVHPAAGNIGGGGFAVIHLANGENVALDFREKAPLKATKNMFLDKQGNVVPKLSEDGYLAAGVPGTVAGMEAMLKKYGTKKLSQLIDPAIKLAENGYAISQRQAETLKEARERFLKYSSSKKYFFKKGHLDYQEGDLFVQKDLAKTLNQIKTLGAKGFYQGQVAELIEKDMKKNGGIITKEDLASYNVKWRKPVVGSYRGYKIISMSPPSSGGTHLIQILNVMENADLSALGYGASKNIHIAAEAMRQAYADRSVYMGDADFVSVPVDKLINKAYAKKIFDTIQPDTVTPSSQIKPGMGQLHEGSNTTHYSVADRWGNAVSVTYTINASYGSAASIDGAGFLLNNEMDDFSIKPGNPNLYGLVGGDANAIEANKRPLSSMSPTIVLKNNKVFMVVGSPGGSRIITTVLQVISNVIDYNMNISEAVSAPRFHMQWLPDELRIEKFGMPADVKDNLTKMGYQIVTKPVMGDVNAIQVLPKTKGSVFYGATDPRKEF, from the coding sequence ATGAGACGGAGTTTTTTAAAGACGATTGGCTTGGGTGTGATGGTGCTCTCTTTGGGTTTGTTGAGCCCTTTGAGTGCAGCGAGTTACCCCCCCATTAAAAACACTAAAGTAGGGTTAGCCCTTTCTAGCCACCCGCTAGCTAGTGAGATCGGGCAAAAGGTTTTAGAAGATGGGGGTAATGCGATTGATGCGGCTGTAGCGATAGGTTTTGCTCTAGCGGTCGTCCATCCTGCAGCAGGCAATATTGGTGGTGGGGGTTTTGCGGTTATCCATTTAGCTAATGGTGAAAATGTTGCCTTAGATTTTAGAGAAAAAGCCCCCTTAAAAGCCACTAAGAACATGTTTTTAGACAAGCAAGGCAATGTAGTCCCTAAACTCAGCGAAGATGGCTATTTGGCGGCTGGGGTTCCTGGAACGGTGGCGGGCATGGAAGCGATGTTGAAAAAATACGGCACCAAAAAACTATCGCAACTCATTGATCCTGCCATTAAATTGGCTGAAAATGGTTATGCGATTTCACAAAGACAAGCAGAAACCCTAAAAGAAGCAAGGGAGCGGTTTTTAAAATATAGCTCTAGCAAAAAGTATTTTTTTAAAAAAGGGCATCTTGATTATCAAGAAGGGGATTTGTTTGTCCAAAAAGATTTAGCCAAGACTTTAAATCAAATCAAAACGCTAGGCGCTAAGGGCTTTTATCAAGGGCAAGTCGCTGAGCTTATTGAGAAAGACATGAAAAAAAATGGAGGGATTATCACTAAAGAAGATTTAGCCAGTTATAATGTGAAATGGCGTAAACCTGTGGTAGGGAGTTATCGCGGGTATAAGATCATTTCTATGTCGCCACCAAGTTCAGGAGGCACGCATTTGATCCAGATTTTAAATGTCATGGAGAATGCGGATTTGAGCGCCCTTGGGTATGGGGCTTCTAAGAATATCCATATCGCTGCAGAAGCGATGCGTCAAGCTTATGCGGACAGATCGGTTTATATGGGAGACGCTGATTTTGTTTCAGTGCCGGTAGATAAATTGATTAATAAGGCGTATGCCAAAAAGATTTTTGACACTATCCAGCCAGATACGGTTACGCCAAGCTCTCAAATCAAACCAGGAATGGGGCAGTTGCATGAGGGGAGCAATACCACGCATTATTCTGTAGCGGACAGGTGGGGGAATGCAGTCAGCGTTACTTACACCATTAACGCTTCTTATGGGAGTGCTGCTAGTATTGATGGGGCAGGATTTTTATTGAACAATGAAATGGATGATTTTTCCATAAAGCCTGGGAATCCTAATCTCTATGGTTTAGTAGGGGGCGATGCGAATGCGATTGAAGCCAATAAGCGCCCTTTAAGCTCCATGTCGCCTACGATTGTGTTGAAAAACAATAAGGTTTTCATGGTGGTGGGAAGCCCTGGAGGGTCTAGGATTATCACTACGGTGTTGCAAGTGATTTCCAATGTCATTGATTATAATATGAATATTTCTGAAGCGGTCTCAGCCCCTAGATTCCACATGCAATGGCTTCCTGATGAATTAAGGATTGAAAAGTTTGGCATGCCCGCTGATGTGAAAGATAACCTCACTAAAATGGGCTATCAAATCGTTACTAAGCCGGTCATGGGCGATGTGAATGCGATCCAAGTTTTGCCTAAAACTAAAGGGAGCGTTTTCTATGGGGCAACGGATCCAAGGAAAGAATTTTAA
- the flgK gene encoding flagellar hook-associated protein FlgK produces MGGILSSLNTSYTGLQAHQSMVDVTGNNISNASDEFYSRQRVIAKPQEAYMYGTKNVNMGVDVKAIERVHDEFVFSRYTKAHYENTYYDTEFSHLKEASAYFPDIDEASLFTDLQDYFNSWKELSKNAKDSAQKQALAQKTEALTHNIKDTRERLTALQHKASEELKSVIKEVNSLGSQIAEINKHIKEVENNKSLKHANELRDKRDELEFHLRELLGGNVFKSSIKTHSLTDKDSADFDESYNLNIGHGFNIIDGSIFHPLVVKESENKGGLNQIYFQSDDFKVTNITDRLNQGKVGALLNVYNDGSNGTLKGKLQDYIDLLDSFARGLIESTNAIYAQSASHHIEGEPVEFNSDEAFKDTNYNIKNGSFDLIAYNTDGKEIARKTIAITPITTMNDIIQAINANTDDNQDNNTENDFDDYFTASFNNETKKFVIQPKNASQGLFVSMKDNGTNFMGALKLNPFFQGDDASNISLNKEYKKEPTTIRPWLAPINGNFDVANMMQQLQYDSVDFYNDKFDIKQMKISEFYQFLTGKINTDAEKSGRILDTKKSMLETIKKEQLSISQVSVDEEMVNLIKFQSGYAANAKVITAIDRMIDTLLGIKQ; encoded by the coding sequence ATGGGCGGGATTTTATCTTCACTCAACACTTCTTACACCGGCTTGCAAGCCCATCAGAGCATGGTGGATGTTACTGGGAATAATATTTCTAACGCTAGCGATGAGTTTTATAGCCGTCAGCGCGTGATCGCAAAGCCTCAAGAGGCTTACATGTATGGCACTAAAAATGTGAATATGGGCGTGGATGTAAAAGCTATTGAAAGGGTGCATGATGAGTTTGTTTTTTCTCGTTACACGAAGGCTCATTACGAAAACACTTATTACGATACAGAATTTTCGCATTTAAAAGAAGCGAGCGCGTATTTTCCGGACATTGATGAAGCGAGCCTTTTTACGGATTTGCAAGATTATTTTAATTCATGGAAAGAATTGTCTAAAAACGCCAAAGACTCCGCTCAAAAACAGGCTCTCGCTCAAAAAACAGAAGCTTTAACGCACAACATTAAAGACACCAGAGAAAGATTAACAGCCTTACAGCATAAGGCGAGTGAAGAATTAAAAAGCGTTATCAAAGAAGTCAATAGCCTGGGTTCTCAAATCGCTGAGATCAATAAACACATCAAAGAAGTGGAAAATAACAAGAGTTTAAAGCATGCGAATGAATTAAGGGATAAGCGAGATGAGTTGGAATTCCATTTGCGAGAGCTTTTAGGGGGGAATGTTTTTAAAAGCAGTATTAAAACCCATTCGCTCACAGATAAAGACTCAGCAGATTTTGATGAGAGCTATAACCTTAATATCGGGCATGGATTCAATATTATTGATGGATCTATTTTCCATCCTTTAGTGGTTAAAGAATCCGAAAATAAAGGGGGTTTGAACCAGATTTATTTTCAAAGCGATGATTTTAAGGTTACTAATATTACTGACAGGCTCAATCAGGGAAAAGTGGGGGCGTTATTGAATGTGTATAATGACGGCTCTAATGGGACTTTGAAGGGCAAATTGCAAGATTATATTGATTTGTTGGATTCTTTTGCTAGGGGCTTGATAGAATCCACTAATGCGATTTACGCTCAAAGCGCGAGTCATCATATTGAGGGCGAGCCTGTGGAGTTTAATAGCGATGAAGCCTTTAAAGACACTAACTACAATATCAAAAACGGCTCGTTTGACTTGATTGCTTACAACACCGATGGTAAAGAAATCGCTAGAAAAACCATTGCTATCACGCCCATTACAACCATGAACGATATTATCCAAGCCATTAACGCTAATACTGATGACAATCAAGACAATAACACCGAAAATGATTTTGATGATTATTTCACAGCGAGCTTTAACAATGAGACTAAAAAGTTTGTTATCCAGCCTAAAAACGCTTCGCAAGGGTTGTTTGTTTCTATGAAAGATAACGGCACGAATTTTATGGGAGCGTTAAAGCTCAACCCTTTTTTTCAAGGCGATGACGCTTCTAATATCAGTTTGAACAAAGAATACAAAAAAGAGCCTACCACTATCCGCCCATGGCTTGCCCCCATTAACGGGAATTTTGATGTGGCGAACATGATGCAGCAATTGCAATACGATAGCGTGGATTTTTATAACGACAAGTTTGACATTAAACAAATGAAAATCAGCGAGTTTTATCAATTTTTAACCGGTAAAATCAACACGGACGCTGAAAAATCAGGGCGTATCTTGGACACTAAAAAGAGCATGTTAGAGACCATTAAAAAAGAGCAACTTTCTATTTCGCAAGTGAGCGTGGATGAAGAAATGGTGAATTTAATCAAGTTTCAAAGCGGCTATGCGGCTAACGCTAAGGTCATTACCGCTATTGATCGGATGATAGACACTTTATTGGGGATTAAACAATAA
- a CDS encoding DNA cytosine methyltransferase: MGILTFMDFCSGIGGGRLGLEQCHLKCVGHAEINHEALRTYELFFKDTHNFGDLMRINSNDLPDFDALISGFPCQAFSINGKRKGFDDTRGTIIYGLIRILKVKQPKCFLLENVKGLINHKRQETFKTIIKALQEAGYTTYYQILNSADFQLAQKRERLYIVGFRKDLKHPFNFPLGLANDYYFKDFLDADNECYLDTNNAAFQKYLHNKYNHNRVSLEDILTLENAVLDTRQSDLRLYFNVFPTLRTGRHGLFYIQKGKIKKLNATESLLLQGFPRDLIAKIKGNPNFKESHLLSQAGNAMSVNVIATIAKEMLKAI, encoded by the coding sequence TTGGGAATTTTAACTTTTATGGATTTTTGTTCTGGTATTGGTGGAGGCCGTTTGGGCTTGGAGCAATGCCATTTAAAATGCGTAGGGCATGCAGAAATCAATCATGAAGCCCTTAGAACTTATGAATTATTTTTTAAAGACACTCATAATTTTGGGGATTTGATGCGAATCAACTCTAATGATTTACCCGATTTTGATGCGCTCATTAGCGGTTTTCCTTGTCAAGCTTTTTCTATTAATGGTAAAAGAAAGGGCTTTGATGATACAAGAGGGACTATTATTTATGGGCTTATTCGCATTTTAAAAGTTAAACAGCCTAAATGTTTCTTGCTTGAAAATGTTAAGGGCTTAATCAACCATAAGCGACAAGAAACTTTTAAAACCATTATCAAAGCCTTGCAAGAAGCGGGCTATACAACTTATTATCAAATTTTAAACAGCGCTGATTTCCAATTAGCCCAAAAAAGAGAACGCCTTTATATCGTAGGGTTTAGGAAGGATTTGAAACACCCGTTTAATTTCCCTTTAGGTTTAGCCAATGATTATTATTTCAAGGATTTTTTAGACGCTGATAATGAATGCTATTTGGATACCAATAACGCTGCATTTCAGAAATATTTGCATAATAAATACAACCATAACCGGGTTTCTTTAGAGGATATCTTAACTTTAGAAAACGCCGTTTTAGACACAAGACAATCTGATTTAAGGTTGTATTTCAATGTTTTTCCTACTTTAAGGACAGGAAGGCATGGCTTGTTTTATATCCAAAAAGGCAAAATCAAAAAATTAAACGCAACTGAAAGCTTGCTTTTACAAGGATTTCCTAGGGATTTGATCGCTAAGATTAAAGGTAATCCTAACTTTAAAGAAAGCCATTTGCTATCCCAAGCGGGGAATGCCATGAGCGTGAATGTGATTGCTACTATCGCTAAAGAAATGTTAAAGGCGATTTAA
- a CDS encoding MotA/TolQ/ExbB proton channel family protein, which produces MLDSIVYFFNKSGFVTTLVLVWISLYLVMTLWVFLYKSIVLKIELRREMQSLSNILNGVQDAPEHFMFNKKRNDETKRYSNELLQAWKHQVLKQSTTGLVVLSIISSTAPFIGLFGTVVEILEAFNNLGALGQASFGVIAPIISKALIATAAGILAAIPAYSFYLILKRKVYDLSVYVQMQVDILSSKK; this is translated from the coding sequence ATGTTAGATTCAATCGTTTATTTTTTCAATAAGAGCGGGTTTGTTACCACGCTTGTTTTAGTTTGGATTTCGCTTTATTTGGTGATGACTTTGTGGGTCTTTTTGTATAAGAGCATTGTGCTAAAGATTGAACTCAGGCGCGAGATGCAATCTTTGTCTAACATTCTTAATGGGGTGCAAGACGCTCCAGAACATTTTATGTTTAATAAAAAAAGAAATGATGAGACCAAAAGGTATTCTAATGAATTGTTGCAGGCTTGGAAACACCAGGTTCTTAAGCAAAGCACGACAGGTTTAGTAGTATTGAGCATTATCTCTTCTACAGCCCCCTTTATTGGTTTGTTTGGAACGGTGGTTGAAATTTTAGAAGCGTTTAACAATTTGGGCGCGTTAGGTCAAGCTTCTTTTGGGGTGATCGCACCCATTATTTCTAAGGCTCTTATCGCCACCGCTGCAGGGATTTTAGCGGCCATTCCAGCCTATTCTTTTTACTTGATTTTAAAACGCAAGGTGTATGATTTATCGGTTTATGTGCAGATGCAAGTGGATATTTTGTCTTCTAAAAAATAG
- a CDS encoding ExbD/TolR family protein encodes MNYDNYWDEDKPELNITPLVDVMLVLLAILMVTTPTLTYKEEIALPSGSKTARATQDKMIEIRMDKDAKIYIDSQTYEYNSFPDTFNLLSKKYDKDTRVSIRADKRLTYDKVIYLLKTIKEAGFLKVSLITSP; translated from the coding sequence ATGAATTATGATAACTATTGGGATGAGGACAAACCAGAACTCAATATCACGCCCTTAGTGGATGTGATGCTTGTTTTATTGGCTATTCTTATGGTAACGACGCCCACTCTTACTTATAAAGAAGAGATTGCTTTGCCTTCTGGCTCAAAAACTGCTAGAGCCACTCAAGATAAAATGATAGAGATCCGCATGGATAAAGACGCAAAAATCTATATAGATAGTCAAACCTATGAATACAACTCCTTCCCGGATACTTTTAACTTGCTTTCTAAGAAATACGATAAAGATACTAGGGTTAGTATCCGCGCGGACAAACGATTGACTTATGACAAAGTGATTTATTTGTTAAAAACGATTAAAGAAGCGGGTTTTTTAAAAGTTTCTTTAATCACAAGTCCTTAA
- the atpC gene encoding ATP synthase F1 subunit epsilon: protein MALLKISVVVPEGEVYTGEVKSVVLPGVEGEFGVLYGHSNMITLLQAGVIEIETENQKEHIAINWGYAEVTKERVDILADGAVFIKKESDDRDDAISRAKKLLEDASSDRLAVSSVLAKIESL, encoded by the coding sequence ATGGCTTTGTTGAAAATTAGTGTGGTAGTTCCTGAGGGGGAAGTTTATACAGGAGAGGTTAAAAGCGTTGTGTTGCCAGGAGTTGAAGGGGAATTCGGGGTGCTTTATGGACATAGCAACATGATCACCTTGCTTCAAGCGGGAGTGATTGAGATTGAAACTGAAAACCAAAAAGAGCACATTGCGATCAATTGGGGTTATGCAGAAGTTACCAAAGAACGGGTGGATATTTTAGCCGATGGGGCGGTCTTTATTAAAAAAGAATCAGATGACAGAGATGATGCTATCTCTAGGGCTAAAAAGCTTTTAGAGGACGCAAGCTCTGACAGGTTGGCGGTCTCTAGCGTGCTTGCTAAGATTGAGTCTCTTTAA
- a CDS encoding OmpA family protein — MKRSSVLSFLVAFLFIAGCKHNMDKETVAGDVSTKAVQSAPVSTETVQEKQEPKEEPAPVVEEKPAVESGTIIASIHFDFDKYEIKESDQETLDEIVQKAKENHMQVLLEGNTDEFGSSEYNQALGVKRTLSVKNALVIKGVEKDMIKTISFGETKPKCTQKTRECYKENRRVDVKLVK; from the coding sequence ATGAAAAGATCTTCTGTATTGAGTTTCTTGGTAGCTTTTTTATTTATAGCTGGTTGTAAACACAACATGGATAAAGAAACCGTGGCTGGTGATGTGAGCACTAAAGCGGTTCAAAGTGCACCTGTTTCTACAGAGACAGTTCAAGAAAAACAAGAGCCTAAAGAGGAGCCAGCTCCAGTGGTTGAAGAAAAGCCGGCTGTTGAGAGTGGGACTATAATCGCTTCTATTCATTTTGATTTTGACAAGTATGAGATCAAAGAATCCGATCAAGAGACTCTAGATGAGATCGTGCAAAAAGCTAAAGAAAACCACATGCAAGTGCTTTTGGAAGGCAATACCGATGAGTTTGGTTCTAGCGAATACAACCAAGCACTTGGCGTTAAAAGGACTTTGAGCGTGAAAAACGCTTTAGTCATTAAAGGGGTAGAAAAAGATATGATCAAAACCATCAGTTTTGGTGAAACCAAGCCCAAATGTACCCAAAAAACTAGAGAATGCTACAAAGAAAACAGAAGAGTGGATGTCAAATTAGTGAAGTAA
- a CDS encoding energy transducer TonB — MSKSAIFVVSGFLAFLLYALLLYGLLLERHNKEAEKILLDLGKKNEQVIDLNLEDLPSDEKKDEKVVEKNATDKEGDFIDPKEQEESLENIFSSLNDFQEKTDTNAQKDEQKNEQEEQRRLKERQRLRKNQENQEMLKGLQQNLDQFAQKLESVKNKTLDLQIPKQDGVDEKAYQEWYAQIYQILYKGWKGVFYHKASVSVLIMITKDGEFDYTILSYSDFKDYNKSVMTLLNDLKKVDFPPYPGGNMISIKVNFTTKEEQ; from the coding sequence ATGAGTAAGAGCGCGATCTTTGTTGTTTCTGGATTTTTAGCGTTCTTGCTCTATGCTTTGTTATTGTATGGTTTGTTATTAGAAAGGCACAATAAAGAAGCGGAGAAAATTCTTTTGGATTTGGGCAAAAAAAACGAACAAGTCATTGATTTGAATTTAGAAGATTTGCCAAGCGATGAAAAAAAAGATGAAAAAGTAGTTGAAAAAAATGCAACCGATAAGGAGGGCGATTTTATTGATCCTAAAGAACAAGAAGAAAGCCTTGAAAATATTTTCTCTTCACTCAATGATTTTCAAGAAAAGACAGACACAAACGCTCAAAAAGATGAGCAAAAAAATGAACAAGAAGAGCAAAGGCGTTTAAAAGAACGGCAACGCTTAAGAAAAAACCAAGAAAACCAAGAAATGTTGAAAGGTTTGCAACAGAATTTAGATCAATTCGCGCAAAAACTAGAAAGCGTTAAAAACAAGACTTTAGATTTGCAAATCCCTAAACAAGATGGGGTTGATGAAAAAGCCTATCAAGAGTGGTATGCTCAAATCTATCAGATTTTATATAAAGGTTGGAAAGGGGTTTTTTATCACAAGGCTTCAGTGAGCGTGCTGATTATGATCACTAAAGATGGAGAGTTTGATTATACCATTCTTAGCTACTCCGATTTTAAGGATTATAACAAGAGTGTGATGACCCTTTTAAATGATTTAAAGAAAGTGGATTTTCCCCCATATCCTGGAGGAAACATGATTTCTATTAAAGTTAATTTCACCACTAAGGAAGAACAATGA
- a CDS encoding FKBP-type peptidyl-prolyl cis-trans isomerase: protein MQNHDLESIKQAALIEYEVREQGSSVVLDSNISKEPLEFIIGANQIIAGLEKAVLKAQIGEWEEVVIAPEEAYGVYESSYLQEVPRDQFEGIELEKGMSVFGQTEDHQTIQATIKDFSNTHVMVDYNHPLAGKTLAFRFKVLGFREVSEEEILASHHGGGTGCCGGHGGHGGKKGGGCGCSCSHG from the coding sequence ATGCAAAACCATGATTTAGAGTCAATCAAACAAGCCGCTTTGATTGAATATGAAGTGAGAGAGCAAGGCTCTAGCGTTGTGCTAGACAGCAATATTTCTAAAGAGCCTTTAGAGTTTATTATAGGTGCTAATCAAATCATAGCAGGGTTAGAAAAAGCGGTATTAAAGGCTCAAATTGGCGAGTGGGAAGAGGTTGTTATCGCTCCAGAAGAAGCTTATGGGGTTTATGAAAGCAGCTATTTGCAAGAAGTCCCTAGAGATCAATTTGAAGGCATTGAATTAGAAAAAGGCATGAGCGTTTTTGGGCAAACTGAAGATCATCAAACCATTCAAGCCACCATCAAAGACTTTAGCAACACGCATGTGATGGTGGATTATAACCACCCGTTAGCCGGAAAAACTTTAGCGTTTCGTTTCAAGGTTTTAGGTTTTAGGGAAGTGAGCGAAGAAGAAATTTTAGCTTCACACCATGGCGGTGGGACAGGTTGCTGTGGCGGTCATGGGGGTCATGGTGGGAAGAAAGGTGGGGGCTGTGGTTGCTCATGCTCGCATGGGTAG